One window of Pseudomonadota bacterium genomic DNA carries:
- a CDS encoding sodium/proline symporter: SGNMRNAKGWYYLWFTAFYFMATGVGMLSRIYLADTGAFDAELALPTMAQQLLPPVLVGLILAGIFAATMSTADSLVLSCSAAITHDILPHKIERTPLLKLTTILVTAAALFLALSNNQSVFSMVIMAWSGLASAFAPLLIFLCLGHRPTQIVSILAMVTGFAVALAWRYFGLQAMVYEGLPGIIAGSAVLYVASTLNTRKASNN; encoded by the coding sequence TCCGGGAATATGAGAAATGCCAAAGGCTGGTACTACCTTTGGTTCACCGCCTTTTATTTCATGGCGACCGGCGTGGGGATGCTGTCGCGAATCTATCTGGCGGATACCGGCGCCTTCGACGCGGAACTTGCCCTGCCAACCATGGCACAACAGTTACTGCCTCCGGTACTCGTCGGGCTAATTCTGGCAGGCATTTTTGCCGCGACCATGTCGACCGCGGACTCGCTGGTATTAAGCTGCTCAGCGGCCATCACCCACGACATCCTGCCCCACAAAATCGAAAGAACCCCGCTACTAAAACTGACGACGATTCTGGTCACGGCAGCCGCCCTCTTCCTCGCGCTTTCAAATAATCAAAGCGTTTTCAGTATGGTGATTATGGCGTGGTCGGGGCTAGCCAGTGCGTTTGCGCCGCTGCTGATCTTTTTATGCCTTGGCCATAGGCCAACCCAGATCGTCAGCATTCTCGCCATGGTCACCGGGTTTGCAGTCGCCCTCGCTTGGCGTTATTTCGGCCTGCAGGCAATGGTTTACGAAGGCTTGCCCGGAATCATTGCCGGCTCTGCGGTTTTGTATGTGGCCAGCACGCTAAACACGCGCAAAGCTTCAAACAACTAA